In a single window of the Acidimicrobiia bacterium genome:
- a CDS encoding CapA family protein, with translation MPVRTLLLVVSLVVASLAVDGGVAVALADLGPGGTFVDDDGHPAESYIEAAFAAGYLDGCDSAHPDRFCPSSRASWTDVDRGIVRAMGTGRSRLSCGSSFCSAVSIPVSAVAAALAVPLPGLVSMRRGEAPIDRATLAVMLSSAAHLELPEIQARRSFSIAATGDILPHTPLMSQAARNDGDGGFDFDPMFADIKPIISAVDLGLCHLETPLSSDNAALSSYPVFYSPREVAEAVVVAGYDGCSTASNHSFDKRTTGVLSTLGVIDEAGLGRAGTTDLADGPSWWMYDVEGVTVAHLSYTYGLNGFRLPADQPWLVNLIDEEQIIADAAEVRELGAEFIAVSLHWGNEYQPLPSSYQRGIAEALLASPDVDVIIGHHAHVVQAVEKINGKFVLYGLGNLVSNQFFSLPTQDGVIAVLDVVEGVDGFSVAEIEFVPTKVERGSYRIVPISIELGTELGQQDRIALEQSWQRTLEALSALDESIAGMVAPIP, from the coding sequence ATGCCTGTGCGAACTCTTCTTCTAGTCGTCTCGCTGGTGGTTGCGAGCCTGGCCGTTGACGGCGGCGTGGCCGTAGCCCTCGCCGATCTGGGCCCCGGCGGAACGTTCGTCGATGACGACGGGCATCCGGCGGAGTCCTATATCGAGGCGGCCTTCGCGGCTGGATATCTCGACGGATGTGATTCTGCCCATCCCGATCGCTTCTGCCCCTCTAGTCGGGCATCGTGGACCGACGTGGACCGTGGGATCGTTCGGGCTATGGGAACCGGGCGGTCGAGGCTCTCGTGCGGGAGCTCTTTCTGTTCCGCTGTTTCGATTCCGGTTTCAGCGGTTGCGGCGGCACTTGCAGTCCCGCTCCCCGGGCTGGTGAGCATGCGGCGCGGAGAGGCCCCGATCGATCGGGCCACCCTGGCCGTCATGCTCTCCTCGGCAGCTCACCTCGAGTTGCCTGAGATTCAGGCCAGGAGATCGTTCAGCATCGCCGCCACCGGGGATATTCTTCCCCACACGCCTCTGATGAGCCAGGCCGCCCGCAACGACGGCGACGGTGGGTTCGACTTCGATCCGATGTTTGCCGACATCAAACCCATCATCTCCGCCGTTGATCTCGGGCTCTGCCATCTCGAGACGCCTCTGTCGTCGGACAATGCCGCACTCTCGTCGTATCCGGTCTTCTACTCCCCCCGGGAAGTCGCCGAGGCGGTGGTGGTGGCGGGGTATGACGGCTGTTCGACTGCCTCGAATCATTCATTCGACAAGCGAACGACCGGGGTCTTGAGCACGCTCGGGGTGATAGACGAGGCCGGGCTCGGTCGTGCCGGCACCACCGACCTCGCCGACGGTCCGTCGTGGTGGATGTACGACGTTGAAGGGGTGACGGTTGCCCACCTTTCGTATACGTACGGGCTAAACGGATTTCGACTGCCCGCCGATCAACCATGGCTCGTCAACCTGATCGATGAAGAGCAGATCATCGCCGACGCCGCCGAGGTCCGTGAGCTGGGGGCTGAGTTCATCGCCGTCAGCCTCCACTGGGGCAACGAGTATCAGCCTTTGCCCAGCAGCTACCAGCGGGGGATCGCAGAGGCTCTGCTTGCCTCACCGGATGTCGACGTGATTATCGGCCATCACGCCCATGTCGTGCAGGCCGTCGAGAAGATCAACGGGAAGTTCGTGTTGTACGGTCTCGGCAATCTGGTCTCGAACCAGTTCTTCAGCCTGCCAACCCAGGACGGCGTTATCGCGGTTCTCGACGTGGTCGAGGGAGTCGACGGGTTCTCAGTCGCAGAGATCGAGTTTGTGCCAACGAAGGTCGAACGGGGTTCGTACCGGATCGTCCCGATATCGATCGAGCTGGGCACTGAACTCGGCCAACAGGACCGCATTGCCCTCGAGCAATCCTGGCAGAGGACTCTCGAGGCTCTCTCGGCGCTCGACGAGTCTATCGCCGGCATGGTGGCGCCGATACCGTGA